One window of the Streptomyces sp. TS71-3 genome contains the following:
- a CDS encoding D-alanyl-D-alanine carboxypeptidase family protein, with product MALRSRPCRRTARAAALAASALLLLPGPAASALARSSHPTEPDPPRPRPAPPQTLLDRPGTQVRRMAGAPALPESVSSTSWLVADAVSGEVLAAHGAHRKLPPASTLKSLFALTVLPQLKATTRHRVTQKDLLGVGEGSSLVGVEPGQTYRVDDLWRGVFLRSGNDAVHVLSSMVGGERAAVRQMQAKAVELGARDTHVVTPDGYDERGQVSSAYDLAVFGRAGLADRQFARYCSTGFARFPDRKGSFSIQNTNRLLTGADGVGHYQGLIGVKNGYTTNAGNTLIAAAHRGSRTILVTVMHPESGEGHAVYSEARSLLNWGFAAAGEVRPVGSLGKLPQHQAPHRVVRARAQHPVLAAKPLFSLGTLISAGAAAVLMAGWGWLALRPRSRSSS from the coding sequence ATGGCCCTCAGATCACGCCCGTGCCGGCGGACCGCCCGCGCGGCCGCCCTCGCCGCCAGCGCGCTTCTGCTGCTGCCCGGCCCGGCCGCCTCGGCCCTCGCCCGCTCGTCCCACCCCACCGAGCCCGACCCGCCCCGGCCCAGGCCCGCGCCCCCGCAGACGCTGCTGGACCGGCCCGGCACGCAGGTGCGCCGGATGGCGGGGGCGCCCGCCCTGCCGGAGAGCGTCTCGTCGACATCGTGGCTGGTCGCGGATGCCGTCAGCGGCGAGGTGCTGGCCGCGCACGGCGCCCACCGCAAGCTGCCGCCGGCCAGCACGCTGAAGTCCCTGTTCGCGCTGACGGTGCTGCCGCAGCTCAAGGCCACCACCCGGCACAGGGTCACCCAGAAGGACCTGCTGGGCGTCGGGGAGGGCAGCAGCCTGGTCGGGGTGGAGCCGGGGCAGACGTACCGGGTGGACGACCTGTGGCGCGGGGTGTTCCTGCGCTCCGGCAACGACGCCGTGCACGTGCTGTCGTCCATGGTCGGCGGGGAGCGGGCGGCGGTGCGGCAGATGCAGGCGAAGGCGGTGGAGCTGGGCGCGCGGGACACGCACGTGGTCACGCCGGACGGCTACGACGAGCGCGGGCAGGTCTCGTCGGCCTACGACCTCGCGGTGTTCGGCAGGGCCGGCCTCGCCGACCGGCAGTTCGCACGCTACTGCTCGACGGGGTTCGCGCGGTTCCCCGACAGGAAGGGCTCGTTCAGCATCCAGAACACCAACCGGCTGCTCACCGGCGCGGACGGCGTGGGCCACTACCAGGGCCTCATCGGCGTCAAGAACGGCTACACCACCAACGCGGGGAACACCCTGATCGCCGCCGCCCACCGCGGCTCGCGCACCATCCTGGTGACGGTGATGCATCCGGAGTCCGGCGAGGGGCACGCCGTGTACAGCGAGGCGCGCTCCCTGCTGAACTGGGGCTTCGCGGCGGCCGGGGAGGTGCGGCCGGTGGGCTCGCTGGGGAAGCTGCCGCAGCACCAGGCGCCGCACCGGGTGGTGCGGGCCAGGGCGCAGCATCCCGTTCTGGCGGCAAAGCCCCTGTTCAGCCTGGGCACGCTGATCTCGGCGGGGGCGGCGGCGGTGCTGATGGCGGGCTGGGGCTGGCTGGCGCTGCGGCCGCGGAGCCGCTCGTCCTCCTGA
- a CDS encoding PP2C family protein-serine/threonine phosphatase, producing the protein MQGSAGVWRRPGRPAPMVVREDGRVELPEPPAHATPLGLRGVGGMPPTPYRVAFAPGDQVLFYTDGVTEARDASGAFYPLAQRAALLMARDAQHGLEELRADLVRYAGGPPHDDVAMVLVRRSAAGPGEVQGAPAVR; encoded by the coding sequence GTGCAGGGGAGCGCGGGCGTATGGCGGCGTCCCGGCCGCCCGGCGCCCATGGTGGTGCGCGAGGACGGCCGCGTCGAGCTCCCCGAGCCGCCCGCCCACGCCACCCCGCTCGGCCTGAGGGGCGTGGGCGGTATGCCGCCGACGCCGTACCGGGTCGCCTTCGCGCCCGGCGACCAGGTGCTGTTCTACACCGACGGCGTCACCGAGGCCCGCGATGCGAGCGGCGCCTTCTACCCGCTCGCCCAGCGCGCCGCGCTCCTTATGGCGCGGGACGCGCAGCACGGCCTTGAGGAACTCCGCGCGGACCTGGTCCGGTACGCCGGCGGGCCCCCGCACGATGACGTGGCCATGGTGCTGGTGCGCCGCTCGGCCGCGGGTCCGGGCGAGGTGCAAGGGGCCCCCGCCGTCAGATGA
- a CDS encoding galactose oxidase early set domain-containing protein: protein MTPRPSRLKARKTWLGTGVVLVLLGLNAPAVIGFAEEEYHQYAINRPAYKAARGHWALASMPKTYQLNSIHAVLLHTGKVLLVAGSGNDIKHFHGGSFRSTLWDPVKNTFRKIDTPDDMFCAGQVQLADGKILVAGGTGRYETLKGDVKRAGGPMLVKNEDPDRARVLPKGTVFRSPSGMAYRTQVAVRIPPATKAVRGRTGAVTVTASESRVYVEATEDGPRGITNTTEQYSIGGLKGRSSRNVYGIANKLGLDKKDFQGIRDAYEFDPVTEKYERVAPMREARWYPSLTTLSDGRVLAVSGLDDIGQVVPGKNEIYDPWTKTWSAAPTRFFPTYPSFFLTGRDTIFYTGSNAGYGPADVGRRPGLWNLADNAFTPVKGLSHPDIMETSSSVLLPPAQDRRVMVLGGGGVGESSKATARTAIIDLRSSTPAFRDGPSLPVKTRYLNSVIMPDDTVFTTGGSRDYRGRGASNILGAQFYDPVRNRFTTAAAPTVGRDYHTEALLLPDGRVAVFGSDPLFSDRANTRLGRFEQRVEVYSPPYLYHGHRPRLALDGGQRVERGGRLVLRSPDAGDVATVRLMRPGSATHVTDFDQRSIALRVQRGAGRLTAAIPEDRSLVPSGWYMVFATGKQGTPSKAVWVHVI, encoded by the coding sequence ATGACACCGCGCCCGTCCCGTCTCAAGGCTCGCAAGACGTGGCTGGGCACCGGTGTGGTGCTGGTGCTGCTCGGGCTGAACGCACCCGCGGTGATCGGCTTCGCGGAGGAGGAGTACCACCAGTACGCGATCAACCGGCCCGCGTACAAGGCGGCGCGCGGCCACTGGGCGCTGGCCTCGATGCCGAAGACGTACCAACTCAACTCGATCCACGCGGTACTGCTGCACACCGGGAAGGTGCTGCTGGTGGCGGGGTCCGGCAACGACATCAAGCACTTCCACGGCGGGAGCTTCCGCAGCACCCTGTGGGATCCGGTGAAGAACACCTTCCGGAAGATCGACACGCCGGACGACATGTTCTGCGCGGGGCAGGTCCAGCTTGCGGACGGCAAGATCCTGGTGGCGGGCGGCACCGGCCGATACGAGACGCTGAAGGGCGACGTGAAGCGGGCCGGCGGCCCGATGCTGGTCAAGAACGAGGATCCCGACCGGGCCAGGGTACTGCCGAAGGGGACCGTCTTCCGCTCGCCCTCCGGCATGGCGTACCGCACCCAGGTCGCCGTCCGGATCCCGCCCGCGACCAAGGCCGTCAGGGGGCGCACGGGCGCGGTCACCGTCACCGCCAGCGAGTCCCGCGTCTACGTGGAGGCCACCGAGGACGGCCCCCGGGGCATCACCAACACCACCGAGCAGTACTCGATCGGCGGCCTCAAGGGCAGGTCGTCCCGCAACGTCTACGGCATTGCCAACAAACTCGGCCTCGACAAGAAGGACTTCCAGGGCATCAGGGACGCCTACGAGTTCGACCCGGTCACCGAGAAGTACGAGCGGGTCGCCCCGATGCGCGAGGCCCGCTGGTACCCGTCGCTGACCACGCTCAGCGACGGCCGCGTCCTGGCCGTCTCCGGCCTGGACGACATCGGCCAGGTGGTGCCCGGCAAGAACGAGATCTACGACCCGTGGACCAAGACCTGGTCGGCCGCGCCGACCAGGTTCTTCCCCACGTACCCCTCCTTCTTCCTGACGGGCCGTGACACGATCTTCTACACGGGCTCCAACGCCGGATACGGACCCGCGGACGTGGGCCGCAGGCCCGGCCTGTGGAACCTGGCCGACAACGCGTTCACACCGGTGAAGGGCCTCAGCCACCCGGACATCATGGAGACGTCGTCCTCCGTGCTGCTGCCGCCCGCCCAGGACCGGCGGGTGATGGTGCTCGGCGGCGGCGGCGTCGGCGAGTCGTCGAAGGCGACGGCGCGCACGGCGATCATCGACCTCAGGTCGAGCACCCCCGCCTTCCGGGACGGGCCCTCGCTGCCGGTGAAGACCCGCTACCTGAACAGCGTGATCATGCCGGACGACACGGTCTTCACCACGGGCGGCAGCCGGGACTACCGGGGGCGGGGCGCCAGCAACATCCTCGGGGCGCAGTTCTACGACCCGGTGCGCAACCGCTTCACCACCGCGGCGGCGCCGACCGTGGGCCGCGACTACCACACGGAGGCGCTGCTACTGCCGGACGGGCGTGTGGCGGTGTTCGGCTCCGACCCGCTCTTCTCGGACAGGGCCAACACCCGGCTCGGCCGGTTCGAGCAGCGCGTGGAGGTCTACTCACCGCCGTACCTGTACCACGGCCACCGGCCCCGGCTGGCCCTCGACGGCGGGCAGCGGGTGGAGCGCGGGGGACGGCTCGTCCTGCGCAGCCCCGACGCGGGGGACGTCGCCACGGTGCGGCTGATGCGGCCCGGGTCCGCGACGCACGTCACCGACTTCGACCAGCGGTCCATCGCCCTCCGCGTGCAGCGCGGTGCCGGGCGGCTGACCGCGGCGATTCCCGAGGACCGCTCCCTGGTGCCGTCCGGCTGGTACATGGTCTTCGCCACCGGCAAGCAGGGCACGCCCTCGAAGGCGGTCTGGGTGCACGTCATCTGA
- a CDS encoding RNA polymerase sigma factor, whose amino-acid sequence MDAVHDTASRPAGGRRAGHAREAAAAELFAAVYPRLAGWCRSLVRSNETAHEIAAEAFTRLWSRWGTVDAPVPYLYSIASNLVKQHWRRTDRERQALRKLTREATEPAPAADRGMVIKHLVQGLPERLRVPVLLHYYAGLTIAEIATTLHRRPGTVKSDLHDARQMLRAELRGLHETTT is encoded by the coding sequence ATGGACGCCGTGCACGACACAGCGTCACGCCCTGCGGGCGGACGACGAGCAGGCCATGCCCGCGAGGCGGCCGCCGCGGAGCTGTTCGCGGCGGTCTACCCCAGGCTGGCCGGCTGGTGCCGGAGCCTGGTGCGCTCCAACGAGACGGCCCACGAGATCGCCGCCGAGGCGTTCACCCGGCTCTGGTCGCGCTGGGGGACGGTCGACGCGCCCGTGCCGTACCTCTACTCCATCGCCTCCAACCTGGTCAAACAGCACTGGCGGCGGACCGACCGGGAACGACAGGCACTGCGCAAGCTGACCAGGGAGGCCACCGAGCCCGCGCCCGCCGCGGACCGGGGAATGGTGATCAAGCACCTGGTCCAGGGGTTGCCCGAACGGCTGCGGGTGCCCGTCCTCCTGCACTACTACGCGGGGCTGACGATCGCCGAGATCGCCACCACCCTGCACCGCCGCCCCGGAACGGTGAAGAGCGACCTCCACGACGCACGACAGATGCTGAGAGCAGAACTGCGAGGACTTCATGAAACGACGACATGA
- a CDS encoding DUF4232 domain-containing protein, whose amino-acid sequence MKRRHDDRYRDGDREPSELAEVFRGQTTPLTPPPGSFDEIRGRARGRRRARMLWTGLGAAGCIAAAAVAVNMTNDSPTTTVAVRPDDASASSPATGHTEAGGGPTASGIPDDSAPAAGGQPAKTAPPPRADTRTAQSPATCRTSDLTIALGAGEGAAGSQYRPLRVTNNASTPCSLFGFPGVSFVDAQGHQIGKPADRDGSQASGRVVMKPGQREQVTLRIVDPGVYGDDTCHVTDATGVRVYPPGQKASVVVPATGLRGCESTGVSTLSVTSYGVH is encoded by the coding sequence ATGAAACGACGACATGACGATCGCTACCGCGACGGTGACCGGGAGCCCTCCGAGCTCGCCGAGGTGTTCCGCGGGCAGACCACCCCGCTGACCCCGCCGCCCGGCAGCTTCGACGAGATCCGGGGGCGGGCCAGGGGCCGGCGCAGGGCCCGCATGCTCTGGACCGGCCTCGGCGCCGCGGGCTGCATCGCGGCGGCCGCCGTCGCGGTGAACATGACCAACGACTCGCCGACGACGACCGTCGCGGTGCGTCCCGACGACGCCTCGGCCTCCAGCCCGGCCACCGGCCACACCGAGGCCGGCGGCGGTCCGACGGCCTCCGGCATCCCGGACGACTCCGCACCCGCCGCCGGAGGCCAGCCGGCGAAGACGGCGCCGCCGCCGAGGGCGGACACCAGGACCGCGCAGTCCCCGGCCACCTGCAGGACCTCCGACCTCACGATCGCCCTGGGCGCGGGGGAGGGGGCGGCCGGCTCGCAGTACCGGCCGCTGCGGGTCACCAACAACGCGAGCACGCCGTGCTCCCTGTTCGGCTTCCCCGGTGTCTCCTTCGTCGACGCCCAGGGCCACCAGATCGGCAAGCCCGCCGACCGGGACGGCTCCCAGGCCAGCGGCCGGGTGGTGATGAAGCCGGGCCAGCGCGAGCAGGTCACGCTGCGCATCGTCGATCCCGGCGTGTACGGGGACGACACGTGCCATGTGACCGACGCCACCGGCGTCCGCGTCTACCCGCCCGGCCAGAAGGCGTCCGTGGTCGTGCCGGCCACGGGGCTTCGGGGGTGCGAGAGCACCGGCGTCAGCACCCTGAGCGTCACCTCCTACGGCGTCCACTGA